One part of the Arabidopsis thaliana chromosome 1 sequence genome encodes these proteins:
- a CDS encoding trimethylguanosine synthase (DUF707) (Protein of unknown function (DUF707); FUNCTIONS IN: molecular_function unknown; INVOLVED IN: biological_process unknown; EXPRESSED IN: 25 plant structures; EXPRESSED DURING: 15 growth stages; CONTAINS InterPro DOMAIN/s: Protein of unknown function DUF707 (InterPro:IPR007877); BEST Arabidopsis thaliana protein match is: Protein of unknown function (DUF707) (TAIR:AT2G28310.3); Has 328 Blast hits to 327 proteins in 28 species: Archae - 0; Bacteria - 17; Metazoa - 0; Fungi - 0; Plants - 305; Viruses - 0; Other Eukaryotes - 6 (source: NCBI BLink).), translating to MGTMHRSGAPRRTNENAKLIITTIVGVVFGFFVGITLPLGSFRKISLPSGLMSSLDVAMSDGKLFSGGRSPEDIGSRKSPKIYVPTNPHGAELLPPGIIVAETDFYLRRLWGEPSEDLKKKPKYLVTFTVGFEQRNNINAAVKKFSEDFQILLFHYDGRTTEWDQFEWSKNAIHISAKKQTKWWYAKRFLHPDVVSAYEYIFIWDEDLGVEHFNADRYVELVKKHGLEISQPGLEPNNGLTWEMTKRRGDRDVHKETKEKPGWCSDPHLPPCAAFVEIMAPVFSREAWRCVWHMIQNDLVHGWGLDFALRRCVEPAHEKIGVVDSQWIIHQVIPSLGSQGESEEGKSPWQGVRERCRNEWTMFQNRVAEADKAYMEQHKVKE from the exons ATGGGGACGATGCACCGGAG TGGTGCTCCCAGAAGGACAAATGAAAATGCGAAGCTTATCATAACGACAATCGTGGGAGtggtgtttggtttttttgttggtatcACATTACCATTAGGTTCCTTTAGAAAG ATTAGCTTACCTTCAGGCCTTATGTCATCTCTTGATGTAGCCATGTCAGATGGGAAATTGTTTTCTGGTGGCAGATCACCTGAAGATATTGGTTCAAGAAAGTCTCCTAAG ATATATGTTCCAACCAATCCGCATGGTGCAGAACTACTTCCTCCTGGGATTATAGTGGCAGAAACAGATTTCTACTTGCGCCGATTATGGGGTGAACCTAGTGAA gatttgaagaagaagccaaagtATCTCGTAACTTTTACAGTTGGATTTGAGCAGAGAAACAACATTAATGCAGCTGTTAAGAAG TTTtctgaagatttccaaatatTGTTATTCCATTATGATGGCCGAACAACTGAGTGGGACCAGTTTGAGTGGTCTAAAAATGCAATACATATCAGTgcaaaaaagcaaacaaaatg GTGGTATGCAAAGAGATTTTTGCATCCTGATGTTGTCTCAGCTTAtgagtatatatttatatgggATGAAGATCTTGGAGTCGAGCACTTCAATGCAGATAG gTACGTTGAGTTAGTTAAGAAGCATGGTTTGGAGATTTCTCAACCAGGCTTAGAGCCAAACAACGGACTTACATGGGAAATGACAAAGAGGAGAGGTGACCGAGATGTCCACAA AGAAACTAAGGAAAAACCAGGATGGTGCAGTGATCCACATTTACCTCCATGTGCTGC GTTTGTTGAGATTATGGCACCTGTATTTTCTAGAGAAGCATGGCGATGTGTATGGCATATGATTCAg AATGATCTTGTTCATGGATGGGGTCTCGATTTTGCTCTCAGACGATGCGTTGAG CCTGCTCATGAGAAGATTGGTGTGGTAGATTCACAGTGGATTATCCATCAAGTGATTCCTTCCCTTGGAAGTCAG GGTGAGTCGGAGGAGGGGAAATCTCCATGGCAAGGG GTGAGGGAGAGATGCAGAAACGAATGGACGATGTTCCAGAATCGCGTGGCAGAAGCTGATAAAGCATACATGGAACAACACAAGGTAAAAGAATAA
- a CDS encoding trimethylguanosine synthase (DUF707) — protein MGTMHRRRTNENAKLIITTIVGVVFGFFVGITLPLGSFRKISLPSGLMSSLDVAMSDGKLFSGGRSPEDIGSRKSPKIYVPTNPHGAELLPPGIIVAETDFYLRRLWGEPSEDLKKKPKYLVTFTVGFEQRNNINAAVKKFSEDFQILLFHYDGRTTEWDQFEWSKNAIHISAKKQTKWWYAKRFLHPDVVSAYEYIFIWDEDLGVEHFNADRYVELVKKHGLEISQPGLEPNNGLTWEMTKRRGDRDVHKETKEKPGWCSDPHLPPCAAFVEIMAPVFSREAWRCVWHMIQNDLVHGWGLDFALRRCVEPAHEKIGVVDSQWIIHQVIPSLGSQGESEEGKSPWQGVRERCRNEWTMFQNRVAEADKAYMEQHKVKE, from the exons ATGGGGACGATGCACCGGAG AAGGACAAATGAAAATGCGAAGCTTATCATAACGACAATCGTGGGAGtggtgtttggtttttttgttggtatcACATTACCATTAGGTTCCTTTAGAAAG ATTAGCTTACCTTCAGGCCTTATGTCATCTCTTGATGTAGCCATGTCAGATGGGAAATTGTTTTCTGGTGGCAGATCACCTGAAGATATTGGTTCAAGAAAGTCTCCTAAG ATATATGTTCCAACCAATCCGCATGGTGCAGAACTACTTCCTCCTGGGATTATAGTGGCAGAAACAGATTTCTACTTGCGCCGATTATGGGGTGAACCTAGTGAA gatttgaagaagaagccaaagtATCTCGTAACTTTTACAGTTGGATTTGAGCAGAGAAACAACATTAATGCAGCTGTTAAGAAG TTTtctgaagatttccaaatatTGTTATTCCATTATGATGGCCGAACAACTGAGTGGGACCAGTTTGAGTGGTCTAAAAATGCAATACATATCAGTgcaaaaaagcaaacaaaatg GTGGTATGCAAAGAGATTTTTGCATCCTGATGTTGTCTCAGCTTAtgagtatatatttatatgggATGAAGATCTTGGAGTCGAGCACTTCAATGCAGATAG gTACGTTGAGTTAGTTAAGAAGCATGGTTTGGAGATTTCTCAACCAGGCTTAGAGCCAAACAACGGACTTACATGGGAAATGACAAAGAGGAGAGGTGACCGAGATGTCCACAA AGAAACTAAGGAAAAACCAGGATGGTGCAGTGATCCACATTTACCTCCATGTGCTGC GTTTGTTGAGATTATGGCACCTGTATTTTCTAGAGAAGCATGGCGATGTGTATGGCATATGATTCAg AATGATCTTGTTCATGGATGGGGTCTCGATTTTGCTCTCAGACGATGCGTTGAG CCTGCTCATGAGAAGATTGGTGTGGTAGATTCACAGTGGATTATCCATCAAGTGATTCCTTCCCTTGGAAGTCAG GGTGAGTCGGAGGAGGGGAAATCTCCATGGCAAGGG GTGAGGGAGAGATGCAGAAACGAATGGACGATGTTCCAGAATCGCGTGGCAGAAGCTGATAAAGCATACATGGAACAACACAAGGTAAAAGAATAA
- a CDS encoding Zinc finger (C3HC4-type RING finger) family protein (Zinc finger (C3HC4-type RING finger) family protein; FUNCTIONS IN: ubiquitin-protein ligase activity, zinc ion binding; LOCATED IN: plasma membrane; EXPRESSED IN: 12 plant structures; EXPRESSED DURING: 4 anthesis, LP.10 ten leaves visible, petal differentiation and expansion stage, LP.08 eight leaves visible; CONTAINS InterPro DOMAIN/s: Zinc finger, RING-type (InterPro:IPR001841), Zinc finger, C3HC4 RING-type (InterPro:IPR018957), von Willebrand factor, type A (InterPro:IPR002035); BEST Arabidopsis thaliana protein match is: Zinc finger (C3HC4-type RING finger) family protein (TAIR:AT5G60710.1); Has 3591 Blast hits to 3577 proteins in 633 species: Archae - 55; Bacteria - 1268; Metazoa - 812; Fungi - 224; Plants - 715; Viruses - 5; Other Eukaryotes - 512 (source: NCBI BLink).), translated as MENPNNLRESKSHLNLNECLTLPKTLDPSSPSPSDASRSSVDPNRPDSSSSRPGSTPSSSGLRFSKGRCAICLYEIRKEDGKAIFTAECSHSFHFDCITSNVKHGNRICPLCRTQWKQVPLCDVDSVPTFVAQRGFEDDEPLPQGDTQIHSDGHRSDHQALEIKLFPEVSALAKPVSRADFAVLVHLKAEGVSDDARRARAPLDLITVLDVSGSMDGVKMELMKNAMSFVIQNLGETDRLSVISFSSMARRLFPLRLMSETGKQAAMQAVNSLVADGGTNIAEGLKIGARVIEGRRWKNPVSGMMLLSDGQDNFTFSHAGVRLRTDYESLLPSSCRIPIHTFGFGSDHDAELMHTISEVSSGTFSFIETETVIQDAFAQCIGGLLSVVILEQVVEIECIHEQGLKISSIKAGSYRSRIAPDARTATIDVGDMYAEEERDFLVLLEIPCCDNGSGESESLSLLKVRCVYKDPVTKEIVHVESGELSIQRPMKLTGKEVVSIEVDRQLNRFLVSQAMSEARVLADGGDLSGAVGILRNRERELSETPSAQSSDRLCQSLSSELSALQERMTSRRMYRTSGRAYAFSSMSSHSAQRATARGDSTQGFSPVQAYQTSPMARMVTRSQLLVLESPTKPSPGRGEQS; from the exons ATGGAGAACCCGAACAACTTGCGAGAATCGAAATCGCATCTCAACTTGAACGAGTGTCTCACTCTTCCCAAAACGCTCGATccttcatctccttctcccAGCGATGCCTCAAGATCATCCGTTGACCCGAACCGTcccgattcttcttcttctcgccCTGGCTCTACTCCTTCCTCTTCTGGCCTCCGTTTCTCTAAG GGCAGGTGCGCGATTTGCTTGTATGAGATTAGAAAGGAAGACGGGAAGGCTATTTTTACTGCAGAGTGCTCTCATTCCTTCCATTTTGACTGTATTACCTCCAACGTCAAACACGGAAACAGGATTTGCCCTTTATGCAGAACTCAGTGGAAACAAGTCCCTTTGTGTGATGTTGACTCTGTCCCTACCTTTGTGGCTCAAAGGGGTTTTGAAGATGACGAGCCTTTACCTCAAGGAGATACCCAAATCCACAGTGATGGTCATCGTTCGGATCATCAAGCCCTCGAGATTAAACTCTTCCCTGAAGTCTCTGCACTGGCCAAACCGGTCTCTCGTGCTGATTTTGCTGTTCTGGTTCATCTTAAGGCTGAGGGTGTGAGTGATGATGCTAGGCGCGCTCGAGCTCCTTTGGATCTTATTACCGTTCTTGATGTGAGTGGTAGCATGGATGGAGTCAAAATGGAGCTTATGAAAAATGCAATGAGTTTTGTGATTCAGAATCTTGGTGAGACTGATAGGCTTTCTGTtatctccttctcctccatGGCTCGCAGACTATTCCCTCTTAGACTGATGTCTGAGACAGGGAAGCAAGCGGCGATGCAGGCTGTTAACTCCTTGGTTGCTGACGGCGGGACAAACATTGCAGAGGGGCTCAAGATTGGTGCGAGAGTGATTGAGGGTAGACGGTGGAAGAACCCTGTTTCCGGGATGATGCTGTTGTCTGATGGACAGGACAACTTTACCTTTTCTCATGCTGGGGTCCGTCTGAGAACAGATTACGAGTCTTTGCTTCCCAGTTCTTGCCGGATTCCAATTCATACCTTTGGGTTTGGCTCAGATCACGATGCTGAGCTAATGCACACAATTTCTGAAGTCTCTAGTGGCACGTTTTCGTTCATCGAAACAGAGACTGTGATTCAGGATGCTTTTGCGCAATGCATTGGAGGGCTTCTCAGCGTCGTGATTCTTGAACAAGTTGTTGAAATCGAGTGCATTCATGAGCAGGGCCTGAAAATATCCTCTATAAAAGCAGGAAGCTACAGAAGCCGTATAGCACCTGATGCAAGAACCGCCACAATCGATGTGGGAGACATGTAcgctgaagaagaaagggactTCCTGGTGCTTCTAGAAATTCCGTGCTGCGACAATGGGTCTGGGGAATCTGAATCTTTGTCTTTGCTGAAGGTTAGATGCGTCTACAAAGATCCTGTTACCAAAGAGATAGTCCATGTTGAATCTGGAGAACTAAGCATCCAAAGGCCAATGAAGCTAACAGGGAAAGAAGTGGTGTCCATAGAGGTTGACAGGCAACTAAACAGGTTCCTTGTTTCACAAGCTATGTCAGAGGCTAGGGTTTTAGCGGATGGGGGTGACCTGAGCGGGGCAGTTGGGATTCTTAGAAACCGTGAGAGGGAATTGTCGGAGACACCGTCTGCTCAATCCAGCGACAGGCTTTGTCAATCACTGTCGTCTGAGTTGAGTGCGTTGCAAGAAAGGATGACTAGCAGGAGGATGTACCGGACATCAGGGCGAGCTTACGCCTTCTCGAGCATGAGCTCGCATTCGGCTCAGAGAGCAACTGCTCGTGGAGATTCGACCCAGGGTTTTAGCCCGGTGCAGGCGTATCAGACGTCTCCAATGGCTCGTATGGTGACTCGGTCTCAGCTACTGGTGCTCGAAAGCCCTACTAAACCGTCCCCTGGTCGTGGAGAGCAAAGCTGA